GGATTCCCTTTGCGCAATCTCCGGTTGGGAATCTTCGCTGGCTTCCTCCTCACTCTCTCCCCGATAATGCTACATTAAATTATATCAACGCAACCGCGCCGCCTCCTGCTTGTCCACAAAGCACTAGTGCCTCGAATGTATTCGCTAAATATGAACCCGAAATCATGATCGTAGGAGGCACCAGTGAAGACTGCTTGACTCTGAGTATCTGGGCTCCGAACAACGGCAAGGACCTGTCGGACTTGCCGGTCATTATTTGGCTGTTTGGTGGTGAGTGGAGGATTGGTGGAACCGATGTACCTGCGTGGAATCCATCGTCCTGGGTAGAGCGCTCTCAGGAACATATCGTGGTTGCCGTGCAGTATCGCGTGAATGTGTTCGGATTCCCTGCTTCCAGAGCGCTCCAGGATCAAAACTTGGGGATACTCGATCAGCGCGCAGGGGTCGAGTGGGTCCAAAAGAACATCGCTCAATTCGGAGGAAACCCCGAGCGAATGATTCTTTGGGGTGAAAGTGCAGGCGCAGGCAGTGCCGATATCCTGAACTTCGCTTATCCCGACGAACCGATCGTGCAGGGCTTTGCAGCCGACTCCGGCTCGGTTTTTCTCACGCTCAACACTCGCTCGACAGACGCCGCGGGCACGAACTTCTCGACGGTGGCTTCGTACTTCGACTGCTCAGGGTCCGCTCAGCACGAGCTAGATTGCTTGCGCCAAGTCCCAGCATCGGAGATCACGGCTTATCTGGCCACTTCGAACGGCTCCAGTTTGACATTCGCCCCGTTTATCGATAACGAAGTCGTCTTCGGCAACTATACCGAGCGCTACCTGCAGAACCGCCTCTCGAATAAGCCTGTTCTCTTCGGCTCAAATCTGGACGAGGGTACGCTCTGGTATAATGCTTCTAACACTGCCGCAGCCCAGGACATGACGCTGTCCTATTTCCAATGCCCTGTCCCCTATTCTGTCGCTCATCGACAATCGCTCGGCCTAACGACGTACCGGTACCAGTATCGGGGCAATTTCACCAACATCTCGCCCGAGGTGGGGCTAGGTGCCTATCATACCTCCGAACTCCCTCTTATTTTTGGTACGTCTGGTATATACGGTCCTGACAGCCactttgagaaggctgtCAGTGTTAAAATGCAGGATTTGTGGGTCGCGTTTGCCAAGGACCCCGAGGATGGACTTGTACATCAAGGGTGGCCAAAGGCGGCGAGTACGGATGGGAAAGTTATGATATTGGCGGACAGTGATAGTCACACTGTCTCTACTGTAATGGCTGATAGAGCCATCGATGATGCTTGCCATGGCTACTATTCATCGTACTAGGTGTAACATTCTTGGATATCAATTTCAATAGAGTGAGTGTAGAAAGAGAGCACCGGAAAATATGTATATTAGAAGATCATCGTTCATGCTTGACTGAATAACTTCCAAGTTGCACGGTTGTGATGTCCTATTAATCCTACTTCTACTATGCATCGTCAGAGTGCTCAAGTTCCATCCACTCTTCAGAATCTCCTATTCATCTCAGCATTTCCACTATCTGATAGCTAGACCACCTGAGCCCTTACTCAGCCGGGCCCTCCTAACTCAATTGGAAATGGCTGTTGAAAGTTGAGATTATCCCCCCTGCGAAGATGAGATGGTATGAAAAATGTGTTGAAGTATTCTCATCGGGCAGAAATTTCATGATAAAACCATAAATAACTCAAAATCATATCTCCAGTCTGGGACGATGCAATTTCTGGGCTAAGAGTCGGGTCGTATTACTAATACGCTCCAGCTGCGGTGCCCAAGACAATAACAACCAATAGGAGAACGTCATATACGCCGGGGGCCTGAGTAAGGCTCAAGACGATGGCTGTGCTGTGCGTATATGGAATTCCCATGTATAGAACCTCCCACTTGGCACGCTTACGCGTAGGGGACGAGTCGGGCCGTAGAGTGCTATTTGGAATACATGCCGGCTGTTGAGCTTGGTGATGATGTACCAACACAAAAAGATccagatatctatatatatataaggcCCTAGCTGCCCTCCGCTCTTGATGATTTAGTATACACTGGTTAAGCAATACCTTCTGTATACCCTGCTATTTACACATCATACCGACTTGTTCTATCCAACTCTAACATCCATCATGGTTTCTACGTCTGCCCTGCGCTCTGTTGCCGCGGTGATGATCGCCCTTGCCATTCCAGCAAGCGCAGCACCCCAGCCGGTCAGCAAGCGCTCAACGTCTGAACTCAGCTTGACAGCTCAATTGCGACTTGCAGATACGTAAGTTTCAAAGCATGAACCCAGTGACGCAAAACAAATGACCTAATTGTCTAGTGCCATTGAACGTTACCAACTCCTCCcgaaagatgaagactttgtcTTCAATTTCACGGCAAGCGAGGTTCCGGTTGCCACTAGCCAGATTTTTCCTGCCCTTGTTGGCACTGGGGCTTCCTTCAGTATCGGGGAATTGCCAGGTATTTTCAGCGAGCACTGCCCTGGTTCTGAAGTTGCACTAATCCATGACCATAGCATGCAGCATGagcttcctccatcttcaccctcGTGCCACGGAGCTCTTTGCCCTTACATCAGGGCGTGTACTGTCTGAAATGGTGCCTGAGGCGGGCGTCCTGGACTCTGAAGGCAAGCAGCGAGTCATCCGCGTGGAGCTTGGCCCTGGCATGGTGACCATCTATCCGGCCGGTTCGTTTCACACGCAGGTGAACCCGGACTGTGAACCTGCCAATTTCGCGGTAGCCTTCAACTTAGATGAGTTTGCTGTGGGTCTGGTCGCTGCAGAGACATTTTCCCTCAGCGACGACGTGATTGCTGCCACCTTTGGGCAGAGCATTGCCGGTGAGGATATCGAGACTGTTAGAAACGCTATTCCAACGACGATGGCCATCAAGGTGGAAGAGTGTTTGAAAAAGTGTGGTAAGCAGAAGCGTCAAGCTTGATCAACTCAGCGTGGGTACCTCGCGAGATGCGACTTTGACAGGAGATCGATGATTAGGCTGCACTGAGATTGTCAGAAGGGGTTGTCTTATTGCATAGAATAGTATTTCATGTTTCACATAACTGCATGTACGGATTAGGAACAATACATGGTGAAGGTTGGTATTGAGGGCCATGATTCACCATAATATCTGGCTACAAAGCTGAATATTCTAATTCAAATAGAGGAGTTATACTAGGAGTACTTCTAGCACAAAAGCTGGTCCTTGTTTGCGGATGTCCATGTTCACTCCGGTAAGCCCTTAATGACCATCTAGGTCGTCCATGGCTGCGTTGGAAACAACCAGGGACATGTTGTGACGCAGCCAGTAGCTTCAAAACATGGTGCTTACGGCACAGGAAAGGGCCTGGGTGCAAAAGCCAACACAGACCTCATTGATAAGCGAAATCCAGGCAAGATAGTTACGCAACGACTTCACTCAGTCAGCCGCCAGAGTCATACACCAACGTGCCCTGGAATCTCGCCTCAACAGTGAGCCATATATACCAAGTCTATCCGCAATTAGTGTTCTATAGACACTCGAGTGTAACCACCATGCTGGTCAACACCCAATATGAAGGTTTTTGGCCGAGCAGGCAGCGGATAAATAGCCTCATCGCGAGGACACTCATTGCCTTCCGATTGCTCTTGACCACTCCTCCATCCCACTCTCGGAAGTCGCCAGAATAGCACTTTCCTGCGCGACAACGAAAGCGAATCCCATCCCAGAATACGGCAACCTCTGGCGAGTCCTCATGACCACAGTCGAGCGATTCCTAGAACGAAGCGATCGACTCGTGGATTTCACCGTGGCACTATAGCAACTTCCCAATTACGGTGGGGAGATGTAGGAACTTCGCGGGATCGCGACGCATTTGACTGAGTTTACTTTCAACCGTGGGTTATTCATTCAATGCTAGATGGCTAAACAGTCTCTAAACCGCAACAGACGCTGATCACTCCTTCAATGCCACGACGCGCGACCAAGAGCGGCGCGGCTTCTCCAACGCGAGCACCTTCACAACTAAGCTCTACCTGAGGATTCCTCGGCCAAATAAATTCGGATATTTCATTGGCTTTGGGTCACAGGTGCTGAGGAAGACGCAAGATTCGGCTCCATGCGAGAAATTCCATCACCCGCGCATTGAAGGCTATATCGAAGAGGCGGAAGAAGACTGGTGGTACAATAAGCTGTGcgatgaggagctggaggtgATGGATATCAGGACGCTGAATGGGTTTGTGCCTGCTGCGGCGGTGTGGATCGAGTACTGTGGCAAGGAAATACATGACAAAGGGGGTTACATTGATCAGGAGATTCCTGCCTGGGATAAATGGACTGGACCTGCAGGCTGGTCAAAGGAGCCATGGGCATTCTGGAAGGAGCGGTTCGAATGGATCTCCACCGTGACGGCGTTGGATCgacagacgaggaagatcgCGACGAAGCCGGTGGAACAGATGACCAGCATTGAACGGGGAGAGGATGGAATAATCTAATGCCGATTAATCCATGCATCCATATCAAGGCAAAGCAGAAGAGTGACCATTTCTGATTTATACGAGGATATGTCAACCGGTTGGGGAGACACCGTATCAACGTTAGTGTGGGCTAAACATCCTCGAATTCTCCGTAGATTTCCCTTTGAAGACTAAGGTTGTTTCTAGCTAATGTCATCCAGGTACGAATTCACGTAAAACCTGATCGTTGCGCGGTATGTCAATACCCTCGCCGATGGGGGATGCACCTGCTACCCAGAGTATACTATAGTAAGCAGCCTGTCCGGTAAGACCGCCTCGGTCAAGGCTTGAAAAGATGGATTAAGATATCTAGATGCCTCCATGATATTACTAACCTTCGATAGTCAATGACATCATCCGAGCCCGAAATGCTGGAAGCCCAAAGCTGGTACGGTTCATGCTCCGATCCCCAACGCTATGATCACCAATGAACAAGGTCTAGGGATAATAGGCTATGCCACAGTATATGCCAGAGTATTCCATATATGCCCACAGACTGGGGAGCATAGCTGCAACTGGTGTCGAGCGATATCCTATGCCGGGTTCGATGCCACGAGACACAGTTCAGCTccaatgccaatgacatcacGACATGGGAAATGTGCGGAAGTATGACATTAGACTTCTCTGGGCCTCCAATTGAACACCACTATTGTGCATCACGATTCAGAGCTTATATGGCCATTGTCCGCAACTGTTTCGTGGACCAAACTAAGCATGGATTGTTGACCGCATCAAGCAATCCTCAGTGCCATACTTACCGAAAGCATCGATTTGCATGAGGGTGCTGAGGAAGCTAAAAAGTCCATTGTATACCCTGCAGTTGTCGATTCAGTCATAGGCCGAAAGGTATATTCTTCACTGTGCATCGTAACCTTGTAGTTCACCATATAATAGCAGGATCATGCAGGCTAATAGAGCGCCAAGGCAGTTCGTTCTGTGCTTTGACGGCACGGGAAACAAATTCTCCGGCAATGAATCTGACAGCAATGTGCTCAAGATCTTCAGAGTAAGTTTCGTGCGACGGAGGCTAGGATTATATTGACCTGGGGTAGATGCTTGATCGCAGTGGCGGGGATCAGTTCCACTATTATCAGCCCGGAATTGGGACATATGTGACTTCGACCTCGCTGTCAAATACCGGTCGTATCCACAAAATCCGGTCTGCCTATCTCAAAGCCAAAGACGCCGCCATAGGCTCCACCTTGGCGGAACATGTCATGGGAGGCTACAAGTTCCTCATGAGATACTACAGGCCGGGCGACGATATCTATTTTTTCGGGTTTAGTCGTGGGGCATATGTCGCACGCTTTCTAGCGGAAATGTTGGATGAGATCGGCCTTCTCGAGCCAGGTAACGAAGAACTCCTCCGGTTCGCTTGGAAGACATTTGCCAAATGGCAACAACGCCGACACAAcgcagaagaaaaggacaatTTATCCAGATACATGGAGGCGTTTCGAGAAACCTTTAGCCAGCCTGTGTCCCAGATTCGCTTCTTGGGACTTTTTGATACGGTCAACAGCGTGCCCCGCTTTGAGAATGCATGGATGCAGCGCAGCAAGTTCCCCTATACTGCTCGCACCAAAGCCAAGGTGATTCGACATGCTGTCAGTATTGACGAGCGCCGGGCGAAGTTCCGGCAGGACCTGATCGGAGAAGTAAGACCGCCCTGTCCGACGGGCCCGACCTCTCGACGACAACAGGTGCGAGATCACCTTGCACGCCATCACTTATATCTCCCACACGGCCcagtccaccaccaccgtcacCATGATAAAGGGCAGCAAAAGGGAACCATGGGGGCTCATGGTGCTCAGAATGCCGAAAAGGCTGCAAATGGTGGAAGGAAACATACAGTGTATCGGCCGCCGGCACGTCGTCTTCGAGATGATCACTCAGCGCAGTCTGTAGCGAGCGCTGCAGCTAGCTGTTCGTCACTGTCGCttgaagccgaagaggatgaagagcagGATATTGAAGAGGTGTGGTTCCCCGGATGCCACGCGGACATCGGAGGAGGGTGGAAATTGGAGGATGGCGAGACGTATGCTTTAAGTCACGCCCCACTCGTTTGGATGGTAGAAAAGGCCCACGAGGCGGGTGTGAAGTTTAGcgtcaagaagaggaaggactTTAACTGCTGGCATGATCCAGGGTGTAAGGCCCAGGGCCGAGAGCAGGACAGGGTTTCCCCAGAGAATCACATGAGCAACCCAGCCCCGATTGTGATTGCACCGGACGACACAGATGAAAAGCCGGATCTTTCTCACTTCGAACATGTTCTGCGCAGATCAAGTACGGACGGAAAGCTTCATGATTGCCTTCAATTTCGTAAAGGGCTCCCATGGACCTCGGTCCTATCCTGGAAAGTGATGGAGTATATGCCTTTCCGTCGCATGGACTTACAAGACGATGGTTCCTGGAAGCCCATTCGCTGGCCCCTTCCTCGCGGTGAAGTGCGTGACATCCCTAATGATGCAAAGATCCACGTGTCAGCAATCAATCGTCTAAAGTTCAACCCAGAATATCGACCAGGGAATTTAATTATTGGTGGCGGCGGCAGAGGTGTGAAGATCGCGCCCAAGGAGTGTGGGATTGAGGATTGGGAGGTGGCCGCACACCACGGCTGTCCTATACAGGAGACATATCTTCGCAAGCAAATATCCCAcattgctgctgcttgatCAGTGTATGATGAAGTGCGTAATGTCGAGCAGGATGGTCAAAAGGACGGGCCACAGTTTGCGCATTGAACGCATTGAACAGGTACCTTTATGCTTACTGGGATGGATATTATTCAAAATCTTCGAGACTTCACGCTTCAATGATGCAAAATTCCATATATTGTGCATGGTGTCATAGGAGTTAGTCTCTCGGTCACTCCTGAACTATACCACTTTTTGAACAATGGCGAGGTATAAAGATAACAAGCCACTCCCTCATATCAATGCCGACTTGCAAAGCGGATTCTTCTTCACAGGCTCCGCTATTTGAAAGATCTTGCGCAGGAAAGCTTATTAACCAAATGTATCCCATAGTCAGATATCCAACAATCCAAACGCAGTTTTACAAAGAAACTGCATATCCCCGAGATATATAAAGCTCATATCGACCAGAACCCCTCTCATGGATAGTCCCACTAAGCAGGGAGCCTCATTGGCTTTTGGCCTTAAGCTGAAAGATCCGTGTATAGTTCAATCGATCAATTAAACATACACCAGGCAAACTGTCATCTCATAATATTGACCAAAAGCTCAGTACACCACAGGCGGCCGTTACACATTACTGGATCCTATAGAGTTAGAGTCCATCTGTCATTTCCACCTCTATTCGTCTAATATAACCGGTTAGTAGGACTGCGAAGCTAGCTTTGCTGTGATGCTATCTAAAATCTCATCTGTGTCCTTGACTGAGTCTTTCTATTTACGCTGGATTGCGGAATGCCTTTCTGGTCCGCGAACTCGAAATGATGCCTTGAAATGTCTTGGCTGTGCCAGGAAGCCAAAATGGCGCAGTCTTGAAGAATCGGCTGGACTATCGTTATTATTTCCATTATCAATAACAGCCGGGTGGTCCATAAGATCATTTCTAAACGAGCTGGTACCACGCATGAAAGACCCTACTTCCCAATCGCGGGAGGGCTTGTCAGTCGTAATAAGAGACTGTTCTTTCAAAAGACGGATGACTGGAGGGAGGGTCATCGCCTGCTCCACAAGTTAATTATGGGTTCAGATTCGAGGAACCACGGACATCTGGCTGAGGCTGCGAGTCTGAGGTTGCTTCACGCCTACATGGATGAGCTCAAGGCATGGCATACACACCACTATCGCTATGCGGTAGCCATCAAGTACAATATTGTTACCAACACGCCCGTACAACGGACGACCGCCGAGCTTGAGGATTTGCGACAAGTTACTTCCACCTTTCTAACTTCATTCAATAGCAGCTTCGTTGAGTTTATCCCTTAGCTAAGCCGCCTTCCCAAAAAGCCCCAATTCTGGCGCTCGCATTGGGAAGAAATGGGTACATTCCATTACAATGTCTTCAAGCACTGGTGGGCCGGTATGAAACCGTTAGCAGATCCCAGCGCCGAGCCATCATTTGTCCGCGACGCCGTTCTTAAAACTTACTCCGGTACGGAAGAACAAGCAATGTATCTTACATTGTTGGCTATCATTGCCGGAGCAGACAATCCGCGCATGGCAATGAATACATAGACCATGGCCTGCCTTGCATATCCCGCGGTTATGCAGCAGGCTCGTGAGGAGCTTGACCGTGTGAGCGGATCTGACGCCCGTCGCCTGCCAAATCTAGACGATCTGCCTAGGCTGCCTTACATGTGCGCTGTGGTTAAGGAGGTTTGAGATGGAGACCTATTGTGTCTCTTGCCCGGCAGCGTGTCCTCGTTGACGACCTAGAGTTTGAGGGATATAGATTCCCTGCAGGTACCGAGTTTCTCATCAATTCAATACCCGTCTGTAGCAACTGTTATGAGAGACCGACCGAGTTCTGGCCGGAGCGCTGGTTGGAAAACGACGTGAGTGGAGGTGGTATTGAACAGGGTCTCTGGCAGCTTGCCTTAAGCGGAGAAAAAAGTTCCTGCGTCGGCTACAAATTGGCCCAGAAGGAATTGTTCGGGGCTTTGTCGCGCTTGCTGTACTGCTTCGATTATTGCCTAGCTGGTGCGATTGACGACGAGAAATTAGGTCATTTTGGCTCAGGCGAACCTTTTCCCGTCAAGGTTACCATAAGGTCGCCAGGGGACGAATGCTTGTTCGTCGAGAAGTGAGAAAGGGAGATGAGAATCCTATCGTGTGACGTGCGATACTGGTTGATCAAGGAAACAAGGGTTCGGTAGCAGTCATTTTCGAGAGCAGATGTATAGTCACTGGCGTATTCAATCCAGTAACCGCACTTTCCTATCTTGGCACCACAATTTATACCCATGTTTCATAGCTCCCTGTGCAATCAGCTTATCCATACTCGAATACCCTAAGCTGAAACCAAATATCGGCCGATAGTGTCGTGTGGGCAGGGAAAACGTTCCATTGTAAAAAGTCTCCGCGAAAGGCTCCGAACGGGTAACTTGGTGGCCATGGCACTTGATAGACATAAATACGAGCAACAAAGCCCCGTCACTATCTTTTGTCCTAACCATCTTTTATATTGGTAGTTTACAGTTACGTCTTAtcactttccttttcttataCTGGCTGTTGACTTCACTATCATCTTTGCACAATGCGGATTAGTGACATAAAGTCGTCGGACTGGGACACCACCGCGTCCGAGTATTCCAAAGTCCCCCTCGAAGGGCCACTGTTGATTCCCTGTAAGCGCATGATTGACGCCTTGCAGAATGCCCTTAGCTTTTCATCGGCCACAACAATCTTAGACATTGGATGTGGCCCCGGCACCGCCATCAGTTTGCTGATCGAAGACTACGGCCACCATATTCCACCAGGAACTCGACTGGTCGCGACGGACTACTCTGCAGGCATGGTGGCAGAGACCAGAGCCAGGAGGGACTCGAAGATAAGAGCTGGGGGCGACAATGCAAATTGCTGGGATCGACTCGACacgctggtggtggatgcACAGGATCTGTCTCCATTTCCCTCGAATAGCGTCTCGCATATCATGGGGAGCCTTGTATACTTCATGCTCCCAGACCCAATGAAGGGACTGATAGAGGCTCATCGGGTACTACAAGCCGGTGGCGTCTTTGCATGTACAAGTTGGGCAAAGGTCGAGTGGATGGAACTCCTGGTTCAAGCGGCGCAAAAGGTGCGACCTGTCGTGAAGGATAATAATGTAAGACTTTTCAaattcttctgttcttgttgcaCCAACTATCTAACATTCTGTTCGAAGTCAACCCAGCCAAGAGAGACTAGTTTGATCCCCACGCATTGGAAAGATGCTGCTGGAGTGAGGGAAGAGCTAGAAGCTGCTGGTTTCCGCGACGTGCACACCGAATACGTCGAGTTCAACTGGGCTGTTGAAGACAATAGCAGATTTGCCGAGATGATGTGCACAAGTTCCAACCCCGGTAGCAAGATGGTCTTGGGTGATCTTATTGCTGAAGAGCAATATCATGTTCGTAAAGAGTATGCGAAAATTCTGGAGGAGAATAGGAATGTGTGCAAAGGTGTCGCGGTCCTGGGCGTTGGCAGGAAATAGTCGAGGGGCGCCTTCTTGCGCTAGCTCCCCTAGATGCTTCAAATTGCTTCTTAGTAACATTTTTTGAGAAATGCAATATTCTTTACTGAGTTAGGGTCCTACATTTCGTGCATGCATCAATCCCATTAGGCAGATTCGAGGTGTAAACATGTACTAGACAGATGCAATCTCCTCGTAGAAGAAGATATACGATGCCAATCCTTTCCCAGTCCCTGTTTCTTGAGGTGCTCACCATGCAAGGGGAAGTAAATGTCGATCTCAGCAAGGAATCTCTCCTCCCGCATCCCTACCTTCCCTTCTCTAATTCGCTTCGTCCTTTCCAGATCGCCTAGGTCACTTCTTCGTTCTATCTCCTCGATGATTCCTTTCCATCCTGGCGACATCTGAACCAAGGAGTCATGCTTCTGTCACCAGAGAAGGCGGTGCGTCCCCCAGGAAGCAGGATAACCTGCATCTTCGACAAATGGGACAGAAGCTAGCTCTCAAGGTAAGAACAACAGTCATTGACCTCACAAATACAATAGCGTCAGAGAACTTATATCGCACTTTATCAGCGAACCTTCGACATTCTCTCGATCTTTGGTTTCAGCTGTACTCTTCTGGGTACGTGGAAAGGACTTGCGCTCTGGGGGAAAGCACATCGGGAGGTACTTTAATAATGGGGTAACTATGTCTATCACTGGAATTATAATGCACACAGAAATTAGAACCATGTGTATAATAGCCAGATTCCCCTGTGTGTTCTGGCTTCTGATCAAGATCCATTGGGGAAATCGGGTAACCCCCTCTGAAACCTCTATGGCTTCAACCGCTATCACTACAGCTGTGTGCCATGGCAATCTAGTCTACAATGAGAGTCAATGAGGAAAGCTCCACATGGGCCAACCAATGCAAGTGTACGACGAGTTGATTATATGCGTGGCTGTACTAGTTGGTTGGGTAGCAAGAAGGAGCGGCCTTTGTAGAACATACGATATCCGAGGCAATACGCGACTATCGGCTAGGAAAACCCGGAGATTCTCCATAACCATCCATAAGCGAAGGACGCAGCGTACAAACCCTACAGTTACCTTGAACTATTCCCTTAACGCGCGGCAGTGACGCAACCGAACGCTCAAGGTGATGATATTATGTTGACACGACCACGAAGTGAGTCACTTGCACCTCGCTTGTCCAACATTTCCACTTTGCCAAAACCACCATTTCCTAAGCAACCTCCAAATTATCCGAGCTCTCCAGTCTGAGCCAGAATGCCCGGTCCAGAGGTAATGCTTTCGGGGGGAAGAAGTAGGCGCTCCACGCTTCCTAAAAAGAAGGGATATCGCTTGTTGGATGCATCCAGAATATTCTATATCCCCGAGATCCTGGAAGCCATTCTGCTAAATCTGGACATGCATACATTGCTATTATCCGCTCGAGTCTGTTGCACGTGGAATAACCTCATCAAAAGCTCCCGCAAGATACAACAGGCACTGTTCTATATTCCTGTGAATATGGTAGCGCCAGGCCAGCCGCCAATCAAAAACCCACTCGTGGTCGAAAAAATATGGTTCGAGTTTATTCGCACACAACTCGACTCACGTCCTAGAATGGGTGCTTGGATGTGCGGCGGACACCGTGGAATTCCCCATATTTcatcagagaagagagagcaGGCATATATGCGGCCCGAGGCGAGCTGGCGTCGtatgcttcttcaacagcctCCAAATTCGATTGTCCGTTTCTGGAACCCCAAGGACCCTGATAGGCCCTATAGCCACCGTTCTGGAATGATCGATACCCACGCTAAGTGGATGCCAAACCGAGATTATATCCGCATGGAGAACCTTCAATATTGGGTGGACGCTGGGACTTTTTCACCAAGTCCCCTACCTTTCTTATGTTGGGTAGACCCATGGCTCATGAGAAAAGTCAGGAGCCGCAAGAAACTGGCCAGAAATACCCTTCTAACCCAATATGTGGCCCAGTTTGATCTCACGCTCAACACTGATTACCACTCTTTTGGGGCGGTTATACGTGGTCCCGATGATTGCAATCCGATAGAACATGTCTGGTTCCCTAAGTGGTGCAAGGAAAGGGACGTGACCTTGCTTGGGGGGGAGCCATTCTAACTTGGTGATTTTGTGCCCTACACTGTCCGTAGATTGTTCTGGCAAGCAATGCATGAAAGGGACTTTTGCAACAAAGTTCGATTGGCCGCACGGCAGTTTCTATAACATATACACAAGAATCGTTCCCAATAATTGTCTCTATGAACCTAGCCTTACTAAGGGCATTTCTCATGACGAGTCCGAGCCACGGGGCGACTGAACCTCCGCACAAGCTACCATCCAATATAGTATATCCCAGATGTGCCGGTCTTGGCCACTGTCCCACCTGAACGTTATCAAAGAGTACTATACTATGTTAGTAACGATTTGAGAATTACCAAACCAAGTAGGAGATTCCTCACTTTACTGTTTTCGTTCAAATAAACAAAATCCCACTGATACCCGTCGGTCAGCACGCCAAAAACAGTAATCTTGCACTTTTGCGCAGTACGTCGCGCTACTTGGACACTGGCTAACTTAATGTTAGAGATGCAGTTGTATGATCTACGTACACAGTGCAACAGCTAGAGATGCTTACCCATATACCCCAATAATTGGGGTAATCCCAAGGTTACGTGCCTCGCCTTCTTCGCTTCAACTATAACCAATTGATTGGTCTCTTTCCTGTGGGATGTATACCATACTGTATAGTCTGCGTCCCCGCGAAGTATGACCCTTTGCGATATAATAGAAGATAATGGGGTCTCAAACCCCAGGTGCATTGTGTGGGCTTGAGGGGGGGCGAGCCGCCGCCGTTCTTTGAGAACGCCTTGGAGGATCAGGTTgatccttgcccttgataGGGCTTCGTTTTCAATACTGCCCTTCGTCGTACCACATAAATCATCGAGGTCCTTGGCTATACAGATAATCGAtcaatatattatactaCTCTAGTCAGGATAGCTTACCTAGCGTTTCGGGAACCGGCATGCCCAAGGATGGGAAGAGCAGGGGCACCGGTTCCCTGGGGATG
The sequence above is a segment of the Aspergillus oryzae RIB40 DNA, chromosome 3 genome. Coding sequences within it:
- a CDS encoding uncharacterized protein (carboxylesterase type B) gives rise to the protein MHNSDSYDFVLANAALMVLSHRVSPWVASYMISVTSMESPRVLRRIIMSFLNKAPAEYLSLVRSVLDSPDVEAGVENGLIQDSPGAEAPSLNAAHLLAMDIFAHWLVLVMLLDGVWWIGDIGQWELSQVLSLTKTQNVLGWSVDTRETWWPESMYLVKRELNSNVLHGTVQGTVNSTYPHVRQFWGIPFAQSPVGNLRWLPPHSLPDNATLNYINATAPPPACPQSTSASNVFAKYEPEIMIVGGTSEDCLTLSIWAPNNGKDLSDLPVIIWLFGGEWRIGGTDVPAWNPSSWVERSQEHIVVAVQYRVNVFGFPASRALQDQNLGILDQRAGVEWVQKNIAQFGGNPERMILWGESAGAGSADILNFAYPDEPIVQGFAADSGSVFLTLNTRSTDAAGTNFSTVASYFDCSGSAQHELDCLRQVPASEITAYLATSNGSSLTFAPFIDNEVVFGNYTERYLQNRLSNKPVLFGSNLDEGTLWYNASNTAAAQDMTLSYFQCPVPYSVAHRQSLGLTTYRYQYRGNFTNISPEVGLGAYHTSELPLIFGTSGIYGPDSHFEKAVSVKMQDLWVAFAKDPEDGLVHQGWPKAASTDGKVMILADSDSHTVSTVMADRAIDDACHGYYSSY
- a CDS encoding uncharacterized protein (predicted protein); this encodes MVSTSALRSVAAVMIALAIPASAAPQPVSKRSTSELSLTAQLRLADTAIERYQLLPKDEDFVFNFTASEVPVATSQIFPALVGTGASFSIGELPGIFSEHCPGSEVALIHDHSMQHELPPSSPSCHGALCPYIRACTV
- a CDS encoding uncharacterized protein (predicted protein) is translated as MYGLGTIHGEAGPCLRMSMFTPVVHGCVGNNQGHVVTQPVASKHGAYGTGKGLGAKANTDLIDKRNPGKIVTQRLHSVSRQSHTPTCPGISPQQIRQPLASPHDHSRAIPRTKRSTRGFHRGTIATSQLRWGDVLRKTQDSAPCEKFHHPRIEGYIEEAEEDWWYNKLCDEELEVMDIRTLNGLVKGAMGILEGAVRMDLHRDGVGSTDEEDRDEAGGTDDQH
- a CDS encoding T6SS phospholipase effector Tle1-like catalytic domain-containing protein (uncharacterized conserved protein), translated to MQANRAPRQFVLCFDGTGNKFSGNESDSNVLKIFRMLDRSGGDQFHYYQPGIGTYVTSTSLSNTGRIHKIRSAYLKAKDAAIGSTLAEHVMGGYKFLMRYYRPGDDIYFFGFSRGAYVARFLAEMLDEIGLLEPGNEELLRFAWKTFAKWQQRRHNAEEKDNLSRYMEAFRETFSQPVSQIRFLGLFDTVNSVPRFENAWMQRSKFPYTARTKAKVIRHAVSIDERRAKFRQDLIGEVRPPCPTGPTSRRQQVRDHLARHHLYLPHGPVHHHRHHDKGQQKGTMGAHGAQNAEKAANGGRKHTVYRPPARRLRDDHSAQSVASAAASCSSLSLEAEEDEEQDIEEVWFPGCHADIGGGWKLEDGETYALSHAPLVWMVEKAHEAGVKFSVKKRKDFNCWHDPGCKAQGREQDRVSPENHMSNPAPIVIAPDDTDEKPDLSHFEHVLRRSSTDGKLHDCLQFRKGLPWTSVLSWKVMEYMPFRRMDLQDDGSWKPIRWPLPRGEVRDIPNDAKIHVSAINRLKFNPEYRPGNLIIGGGGRGVKIAPKECGIEDWEVAAHHGCPIQETYLRKQISHIAAA
- a CDS encoding class I SAM-dependent methyltransferase (predicted protein); its protein translation is MRISDIKSSDWDTTASEYSKVPLEGPLLIPCKRMIDALQNALSFSSATTILDIGCGPGTAISLLIEDYGHHIPPGTRLVATDYSAGMVAETRARRDSKIRAGGDNANCWDRLDTLVVDAQDLSPFPSNSVSHIMGSLVYFMLPDPMKGLIEAHRVLQAGGVFACTSWAKVEWMELLVQAAQKVRPVVKDNNSTQPRETSLIPTHWKDAAGVREELEAAGFRDVHTEYVEFNWAVEDNSRFAEMMCTSSNPGSKMVLGDLIAEEQYHVRKEYAKILEENRNVCKGVAVLGVGRK